One Nocardia iowensis DNA window includes the following coding sequences:
- a CDS encoding YdeI/OmpD-associated family protein: MRRFEARIESGAGGGAYVAVPAEVVAALGGGGRVPVEARFDGIEYRGSIVDMGSGPCLGVLKSIRTELGKGPGDRVSVTVARDDAERTVEVPDDLAAALRNADLRATFDALSFSRRREHVTAVTGAKRPDTRARRIAKVVESLR, from the coding sequence ATGCGGCGATTCGAAGCGAGGATCGAGTCCGGCGCCGGTGGCGGCGCGTACGTCGCGGTGCCCGCCGAGGTGGTGGCGGCGCTGGGCGGCGGTGGCCGTGTCCCGGTCGAGGCCCGTTTCGATGGCATCGAGTACCGAGGTTCCATCGTCGACATGGGTTCCGGGCCGTGTCTCGGCGTCTTGAAGTCGATCCGCACCGAGCTGGGTAAGGGACCCGGCGACCGGGTCTCGGTCACGGTGGCCCGCGACGACGCCGAGCGAACTGTCGAGGTCCCGGACGACTTGGCCGCCGCACTGCGAAACGCCGACCTCCGCGCCACTTTCGACGCGCTGTCCTTCTCCCGGCGGCGCGAACATGTCACCGCCGTCACTGGAGCCAAGCGTCCGGATACCCGTGCTCGGCGGATAGCGAAGGTTGTCGAGTCGTTGCGCTGA
- the mtnC gene encoding acireductone synthase gives MITAVVVDIEGTTSPTSSVREDLYGYTRERLPAWLAENRTDAAAPVIAATREQAERPDAGTDEIAAILRGWLDSDVKAEPLKAAQGLICAEGFRNGALHGEFFADVPPALRAWHTDGLALYVYSSGSVRNQQDWFAFARGGELSSVISGYFDLSTAGGKREPASYEKIAGAIGIPADGILFLSDHPDELDAAVAAGWHAIGLARPGEPNPPRPPHRWVDTFADIDPKAE, from the coding sequence ATGATCACGGCAGTAGTCGTCGATATCGAGGGAACCACCAGCCCGACCAGTTCGGTGCGCGAAGATCTCTATGGCTATACCCGCGAACGTCTTCCGGCATGGTTGGCCGAAAACCGCACGGACGCGGCCGCTCCCGTCATCGCGGCCACCCGGGAGCAAGCCGAGCGGCCCGATGCGGGCACCGACGAGATCGCGGCGATCCTGCGCGGCTGGCTGGACTCCGACGTCAAGGCGGAACCGCTCAAAGCGGCCCAGGGCCTGATCTGCGCGGAGGGCTTTCGCAATGGCGCGCTGCACGGCGAGTTCTTCGCCGATGTCCCACCGGCACTGCGGGCTTGGCACACGGACGGTCTCGCGCTGTACGTGTACTCGTCTGGATCTGTTCGTAATCAACAGGATTGGTTCGCGTTCGCGCGTGGCGGTGAATTGTCCTCGGTGATCAGCGGATACTTCGACCTGTCCACCGCAGGTGGCAAACGCGAACCCGCGTCGTACGAGAAGATCGCGGGCGCGATCGGCATCCCCGCCGACGGGATCCTGTTCCTGTCCGACCACCCGGACGAGCTCGACGCGGCCGTGGCGGCGGGCTGGCACGCCATCGGGCTCGCTAGACCCGGTGAGCCCAATCCGCCGCGCCCACCGCACCGTTGGGTCGATACGTTCGCCGACATCGACCCTAAGGCCGAGTAA
- a CDS encoding VOC family protein, which produces MSVNTFFWFDNKAEEAATFYTSVVPNSRIVDVTRNSDGAAFIVSIDLDGQAVTLMNGGPGHPLTDAASLQVVVETQDEVDQLWAALTDGGEPGPCGWLTDRYGLSWQVVPAALLQLMDGSNPAKTIAVGTALRSMSKLDIKTLQDAYDNA; this is translated from the coding sequence ATGTCCGTCAACACCTTCTTCTGGTTCGACAACAAGGCCGAGGAGGCCGCCACCTTCTACACCTCGGTGGTACCGAACTCGCGGATCGTCGACGTCACCCGCAACTCCGACGGGGCGGCGTTCATCGTCTCGATCGACCTCGACGGCCAGGCCGTCACGCTGATGAACGGCGGCCCCGGCCACCCGCTCACCGACGCGGCCTCGCTGCAGGTGGTCGTCGAGACCCAGGACGAGGTGGACCAGCTGTGGGCCGCCCTCACCGACGGCGGCGAACCGGGCCCGTGCGGCTGGCTGACCGACCGCTACGGCCTGTCCTGGCAGGTTGTGCCCGCCGCGCTGCTGCAGCTGATGGACGGAAGCAACCCCGCCAAGACCATCGCCGTCGGCACCGCCCTGCGCAGCATGTCCAAGCTCGACATCAAGACCCTCCAGGACGCATACGACAACGCCTGA
- a CDS encoding 1,2-dihydroxy-3-keto-5-methylthiopentene dioxygenase produces the protein MTLLQVMAADNAADVRVRTTDDEVIGTELAKHGITFGRWPVVDNAAAIGSDELLAHYTDNVAELNESGRYKHIDIARIHPDDTNPEWPKIAKGAREKFLAEHRHAEDEVRYFAAGRGCFYLHLGHEVLAVVCEGGDLLSVPAGTLHWFDMGSRPDFIAIRFFEEEDGWIGDFTGDRISEGFPTLDELLAAS, from the coding sequence ATGACCCTGCTCCAGGTGATGGCCGCCGACAACGCGGCCGACGTGCGGGTGCGGACCACCGACGACGAGGTGATCGGCACCGAATTGGCCAAGCACGGCATCACTTTCGGCCGCTGGCCGGTGGTGGACAACGCCGCGGCGATCGGCTCGGACGAGTTGCTCGCGCACTACACCGACAATGTCGCCGAACTGAACGAGTCCGGGCGCTATAAGCACATCGACATCGCCCGCATCCACCCGGACGACACCAACCCGGAGTGGCCGAAGATCGCCAAGGGGGCGCGGGAGAAGTTCCTCGCCGAACATCGGCACGCCGAGGACGAGGTCCGCTACTTCGCCGCCGGGCGCGGCTGCTTCTATTTGCACCTCGGGCACGAAGTGCTGGCCGTGGTGTGCGAGGGCGGCGACCTGCTCTCGGTGCCCGCGGGCACCCTGCACTGGTTCGACATGGGCAGCAGGCCGGACTTCATCGCCATCCGCTTCTTCGAGGAGGAAGACGGCTGGATCGGCGATTTCACCGGCGACCGGATCAGCGAAGGGTTTCCGACCCTGGACGAACTGCTCGCCGCCTCATGA
- a CDS encoding CPBP family intramembrane glutamic endopeptidase, whose translation MRRQLSDRSAAGVFIVLVLAIAVTTAGVAGGLILALSPMLVTVLLLVLTGEGRAGLARVGLSRSGIRQWPVAVGGSVAVSAVATALVVFLGYAAFTLPGSDFWANALVLAITGPILAFTEEIGWRGYLLPRLSWLGERRAMLVVGVVWAAWHLPYILLTPYYHDEGNRWLTLPLFTGSVLAFSFFLGYLRLESGSVWPAVLAHFAHNWAFAVVTGIVTTTHPVVFGEYLAGDTGLFVLFGTALLACLLARVHRRRTQAAGRMVPAVAGGY comes from the coding sequence GTGCGGCGTCAGCTTTCGGATCGGTCCGCGGCGGGCGTCTTCATCGTGCTGGTACTGGCGATCGCGGTGACGACGGCCGGTGTCGCGGGTGGGCTGATTCTCGCGTTGTCGCCGATGCTGGTCACGGTGCTGCTGCTGGTGCTGACCGGGGAGGGTCGCGCGGGCTTGGCCCGAGTTGGACTGTCCCGCAGCGGGATTCGGCAGTGGCCGGTGGCCGTCGGCGGGAGTGTCGCGGTGTCCGCGGTAGCCACGGCGCTGGTGGTGTTCCTCGGCTACGCCGCGTTCACCCTGCCTGGCAGTGACTTCTGGGCAAATGCGCTGGTGCTCGCGATCACCGGGCCTATCCTCGCGTTCACCGAGGAAATCGGTTGGCGCGGTTACCTTCTCCCGCGCCTGAGCTGGCTCGGTGAGCGGCGGGCGATGCTGGTCGTCGGCGTGGTGTGGGCGGCTTGGCATCTGCCGTACATCCTGCTCACGCCCTACTATCACGACGAAGGCAACCGCTGGCTGACGCTGCCGCTGTTCACCGGCAGTGTTCTCGCGTTCTCCTTCTTTCTCGGATATCTGCGGCTCGAGTCGGGCAGCGTATGGCCCGCGGTGCTGGCGCACTTCGCGCACAACTGGGCCTTCGCGGTGGTGACCGGGATCGTCACGACCACCCATCCGGTGGTGTTCGGGGAGTACCTGGCAGGTGATACCGGGCTGTTCGTCCTGTTCGGAACGGCGTTGCTTGCCTGCCTGCTCGCGCGAGTCCATCGCCGTCGCACCCAGGCGGCAGGCCGCATGGTCCCGGCTGTCGCCGGCGGATACTGA